The following coding sequences are from one Mesorhizobium onobrychidis window:
- a CDS encoding arsenate reductase ArsC yields the protein MSDNVYNVLFLCNANSARSIIAEAILNRIGAGRFKAFSAGSQPKGEVNPYALQLLESLNYDTSFARSKGWDEFAEPEAPEMNFIFTLCDSTANESCPIWPGHPMTALWSIPDPAKADGTEAELHLTFADAYRMLNNRISLFTNLPMDALDHLALQHHLDQIGRDTPKPN from the coding sequence ATGAGCGATAATGTCTACAACGTGCTGTTTCTTTGCAACGCCAATTCGGCGCGATCCATCATCGCGGAAGCCATACTCAATCGGATCGGTGCCGGCAGGTTCAAGGCCTTTTCCGCCGGTTCGCAACCGAAGGGCGAGGTCAATCCCTACGCACTGCAGCTGCTCGAAAGCCTCAACTACGATACGAGCTTCGCCCGCTCGAAAGGCTGGGACGAGTTTGCCGAGCCCGAAGCGCCGGAAATGAATTTCATCTTCACGCTCTGCGACAGCACCGCAAACGAATCTTGCCCGATCTGGCCGGGTCATCCGATGACCGCGCTCTGGTCGATACCGGACCCAGCCAAGGCAGACGGCACCGAAGCCGAACTGCATCTTACCTTTGCTGACGCCTATCGCATGCTCAACAACCGCATCTCGCTGTTCACCAATCTGCCGATGGATGCGCTCGACCATCTGGCGCTGCAACACCATCTCGACCAGATCGGCCGCGACACGCCGAAGCCGAACTAG
- a CDS encoding IS630 family transposase, which produces MSTESGIRLSPEDRATLEGWVADRNSPQKWVWRARIVLMWADGDGVTAIVRATGKTKRTAYRWRDRYVACGIEGLKRDASRPSRKPPLSAEVIKRVVDMTLHQKPPASTHWSVRKLAKVVGLSPSSVQRIWAAHGLKPHLIKKFKLSNDKAFVEKVQDVVGLYLNPPDKALVLCVDEKSQIQALDRTQPGLPIKKGRAGTMTHDYKRNGTTTLFAALDVATGKVIGECMPRHRHQEFLRFLRTIDRNTPKHFALDLVVDNYATHKHPKVKAWLARHKRFRLHFTPTSGSWLNQVERFFGLITDDAIRRGVFRSVTDLTIAIEAYLEHHNADPKPFIWAAKAADILEKVARGRRVLESQH; this is translated from the coding sequence ATGTCAACTGAATCGGGCATCCGGTTGTCTCCTGAGGATCGGGCGACGCTGGAGGGTTGGGTGGCGGACCGCAACTCGCCACAGAAATGGGTTTGGCGGGCGCGGATCGTGCTGATGTGGGCGGACGGCGACGGCGTCACCGCGATTGTACGGGCGACCGGCAAAACCAAGCGAACCGCCTATCGCTGGCGTGATCGTTACGTTGCGTGCGGCATTGAGGGGCTGAAGCGGGATGCCAGCCGGCCGAGCCGCAAGCCGCCGCTTTCGGCCGAGGTGATCAAGCGTGTGGTGGATATGACGCTGCATCAGAAGCCGCCGGCGAGCACCCATTGGTCGGTGCGCAAGCTCGCCAAGGTGGTGGGGCTCAGCCCGTCGAGCGTGCAGCGCATCTGGGCAGCGCACGGGCTGAAGCCGCATCTGATCAAAAAATTCAAGCTGTCCAATGACAAGGCGTTCGTCGAGAAGGTCCAGGACGTCGTCGGCCTTTATCTCAACCCGCCGGACAAAGCCCTGGTGCTTTGCGTCGACGAGAAGAGCCAAATCCAGGCGCTCGACCGCACGCAGCCGGGGCTGCCCATCAAGAAGGGGCGGGCCGGCACGATGACCCATGACTACAAGCGCAACGGCACCACGACACTGTTTGCCGCCCTCGACGTGGCCACCGGCAAGGTCATCGGCGAATGCATGCCGCGACACCGCCACCAGGAGTTCCTGCGCTTCCTGCGCACGATCGATCGCAACACGCCCAAGCACTTCGCCCTGGATTTGGTGGTCGACAACTACGCCACCCACAAGCATCCCAAGGTCAAAGCCTGGCTTGCCCGGCATAAGCGCTTCCGCCTCCACTTCACGCCGACCTCTGGCTCCTGGCTGAACCAGGTCGAGCGCTTCTTCGGGCTCATCACCGACGACGCCATCCGCCGCGGCGTCTTCCGCAGCGTGACCGACCTGACGATCGCGATCGAGGCCTACCTGGAGCATCACAATGCCGACCCCAAACCCTTCATCTGGGCCGCCAAGGCTGCTGACATCCTTGAAAAGGTCGCACGAGGGCGTCGAGTGTTAGAGTCACAACACTAG
- a CDS encoding DUF4268 domain-containing protein, producing the protein MSEFDFGVRRASEFRQRGFWTLFAERHPEERALMARRGPWFWQRGLPDFALVLSMYVAPAQNHVGVFFGRNEKFGATETWSRLRPFQPAIEDRLRLRPEQSCEGLGINSLWRVNCFAEDNWPAMADWLVTEASRFERAVAEVLGEGGEAGS; encoded by the coding sequence ATGAGCGAATTCGACTTTGGCGTCCGCCGCGCCTCTGAATTCCGCCAACGCGGCTTCTGGACGCTGTTCGCGGAACGGCATCCGGAAGAAAGGGCTCTGATGGCGCGGCGCGGACCCTGGTTCTGGCAGCGCGGGCTGCCCGACTTCGCATTGGTCCTTTCCATGTATGTCGCGCCGGCGCAGAACCATGTCGGCGTCTTCTTCGGCCGCAACGAGAAGTTCGGTGCCACGGAAACCTGGTCGCGGTTGAGGCCGTTCCAGCCGGCGATCGAAGACAGGTTGAGGCTCAGGCCGGAACAGAGTTGCGAGGGCCTCGGCATCAATTCGCTGTGGCGGGTGAACTGCTTTGCCGAGGACAATTGGCCGGCCATGGCCGACTGGCTGGTGACGGAAGCATCGCGTTTCGAGCGTGCCGTTGCCGAGGTTCTGGGCGAGGGTGGCGAAGCCGGTTCGTGA
- a CDS encoding DUF2312 domain-containing protein produces the protein MADDITETSQTVAAGQLRAFIERIERLEEEKKTIADDIKEVFAEAKGTGFDTKAMRSIIRLRKKDQAERQEEETILDLYKAALGMV, from the coding sequence ATGGCCGACGACATCACCGAAACCAGCCAGACTGTTGCCGCCGGCCAGCTGCGAGCCTTCATCGAGCGCATCGAGCGGCTCGAGGAAGAGAAGAAGACGATCGCCGACGACATCAAGGAAGTGTTCGCCGAGGCCAAAGGCACCGGCTTCGACACCAAGGCGATGCGGTCGATCATCCGGCTGCGCAAGAAGGATCAGGCCGAGCGGCAAGAGGAGGAAACCATCCTCGACCTCTACAAAGCCGCTCTCGGCATGGTGTAA
- a CDS encoding IS5 family transposase — MRYKLSDSEWRVIAPMLPNKARGIPRVDDRRILNGIFWVLRSGAPWRDLPKNYGPHTTCYNRFVRWRRAGVWDQIMDMLAASHDAAVQMIDTSVVRVHQHGACIANNRDQQMGRSRGGLTSKIHAVVDANGLPVRIGLTPGEAHDNRLCSVLLSGLHPHTMLLADRGYDADWIRELISAKGAWTNIPPKRNRKEPISFSPYLYRARNLVERFFNKIKQCRRIATRYDKLAANYLAFVKLASIQLWLRVL; from the coding sequence ATGCGATATAAACTTAGCGACTCTGAATGGCGCGTCATTGCGCCGATGCTCCCGAACAAGGCACGCGGCATTCCCCGTGTCGACGACCGGCGCATTCTCAACGGCATCTTCTGGGTCTTGCGATCGGGTGCGCCGTGGCGCGATCTGCCAAAGAACTATGGTCCCCATACGACCTGTTACAATCGCTTCGTTCGCTGGCGGCGGGCTGGCGTCTGGGATCAGATCATGGATATGCTGGCTGCCAGCCATGATGCGGCGGTGCAGATGATCGACACGTCAGTCGTTCGGGTCCACCAGCACGGGGCCTGCATAGCGAATAACCGCGATCAACAAATGGGCCGTTCACGCGGTGGGCTGACAAGCAAGATTCACGCCGTCGTGGACGCCAATGGTCTGCCGGTGCGCATTGGTCTTACGCCCGGTGAGGCTCATGACAACCGGCTGTGTTCGGTTCTCCTAAGCGGGCTGCATCCACACACGATGCTGCTAGCTGATCGCGGCTATGATGCGGATTGGATCAGGGAACTCATCAGCGCGAAGGGCGCCTGGACCAATATACCGCCCAAGCGAAATCGCAAGGAGCCCATCTCTTTCAGTCCATATCTCTACCGAGCGCGCAATCTCGTCGAGCGGTTCTTCAATAAGATCAAGCAATGTCGTCGCATTGCCACCCGTTACGACAAACTCGCTGCAAACTACCTCGCCTTCGTCAAGCTAGCATCCATCCAGCTTTGGCTGCGCGTTTTATGA
- a CDS encoding c-type cytochrome: MIKKLTRHVRAHSMRGLILGLAALVVTSSFVQAAGDSIAGRKVMTQCQVCHGKDGIGKLSYTPNISGQKYEYLVHSLMAYKIGQRKSQMMSAVVKNLSDEDIANVAAYYAAIKITVEAPQ; this comes from the coding sequence ATGATCAAGAAACTTACTCGACACGTCCGGGCGCATAGTATGCGTGGTTTGATCCTTGGCCTGGCTGCCCTCGTGGTCACCTCGTCATTTGTGCAGGCAGCAGGCGACAGCATCGCCGGCCGGAAAGTCATGACGCAATGCCAAGTGTGCCACGGCAAGGATGGCATCGGCAAACTGTCTTACACGCCCAATATCTCCGGGCAGAAGTACGAGTATCTCGTCCACTCGCTGATGGCTTACAAGATCGGACAGCGCAAGAGTCAAATGATGTCGGCGGTCGTCAAGAACCTGAGCGATGAAGACATCGCCAATGTTGCGGCTTACTATGCCGCGATCAAGATTACCGTCGAAGCTCCGCAGTGA
- a CDS encoding ATP-binding protein yields MHDIAEWLEGQGFGEYAEAFARNKIDRDVLPSLTGEDLKEMGVATVGDRRRLLDAIAVLSQTHNAQHEEVVAEPVARARSPEEVSAERRQLTVMFCDLVGSTPLSVEFDPEDLANAIRVYHESCTKVVARWDGHIAKFMGDGVLIYFGWPRAHEDDAERAVQAGLELTSAVATLDTAVGRPLAARVGIATGLVMVGETTGAGTAREQAVVGETPNLAARLQSVAEPGTVVVASSTRKLLGNLFKTTDLGEQSLKGFAEPVRAWCVSGKEPKETRFEALHGGLRTPLIGRDDEVELLMKRFQQAEAGEGQVVLISGEPGIGKSRLCEALRAGLLDRPHTRLTYQCSPSHTDRAFHPLAMQLEQAADIRLDLDPGEKLRRLAAMLRMSAHGTKEQLAVLATFLSIPKNGGEGSPSLDAAQQTERTYDVLAGLVEDSCANGPSVLIFEDLQWCDQSTLEFLSRLVDRVETLPVLLLVTSRPGIRVAWSDQPHVTTLMLNRISKRECEKMLNSLSNDDLLPERLVEEIVNRSDGIPLFLEEMARTLIEARSGKPTATGEFKLDVPASLQDLLMARLDRLATGKPVIQTAAAIGREFTTELLGHICDLNRAALQNALDALVEAGLLVSRQTASGATYVFKHALLQDAAYSSLLRDTRRELHKRVAGALSQSLDNDPALLAHHYECAHAWEEVLNCRLLAAAKAESRSAGWEAAEHYRRAIHALEHLPDTAVYRQSYLETFLARIRCGWSNATKEERAEALHQVDKAIAFADGDIAALARLQSYKGVDWLEESLLVSAERHAGLGDAALQAEVACRYAYFLGNTGRLVESLGKIEKAVKLLKQVGALEELGNFAAGAGRCNNARAGRLDRSLQFAEMAREIAASTHNLDVRSWFAMEAEPWFYKGLWHRAVRVVDENLSTAWENGRWNVVLWASGWAAIACLKLNRISDARAFLEPAMKTAARRLDFDFCKIYPHIALSQLHLAEGDAAAGLQSAERALELAERVTARLEIGAAHRALGQAYEANGDRQSADGQFRRSIDVLQKIQSRPELAQSLLAFGKFELATERDKAEGLLHSALKLFKEIEADGWVEETRSALLQ; encoded by the coding sequence ATGCACGATATCGCCGAGTGGCTGGAGGGCCAAGGTTTTGGGGAGTACGCGGAAGCGTTCGCCAGGAACAAAATCGATCGCGATGTGCTGCCAAGCTTAACGGGGGAGGACCTCAAGGAGATGGGCGTTGCCACGGTCGGCGATCGCCGGAGGCTTCTCGATGCAATCGCCGTCCTTTCACAGACCCACAATGCGCAGCATGAGGAAGTTGTCGCGGAACCCGTCGCGCGTGCTAGGTCCCCGGAGGAAGTGTCAGCCGAACGCCGCCAGCTCACGGTGATGTTCTGTGACCTCGTGGGTTCGACGCCTCTCTCGGTGGAATTCGACCCCGAGGACCTAGCCAACGCAATCCGTGTGTATCACGAAAGCTGCACAAAAGTCGTCGCGCGATGGGATGGGCACATCGCCAAGTTTATGGGCGATGGGGTCCTGATCTATTTCGGCTGGCCGCGCGCCCATGAGGATGATGCTGAGCGCGCCGTCCAGGCGGGTCTCGAACTAACATCGGCAGTGGCAACGTTGGACACCGCAGTAGGACGGCCCCTTGCAGCTCGTGTCGGCATCGCAACCGGCCTTGTAATGGTCGGTGAAACGACCGGCGCAGGTACGGCACGTGAGCAAGCTGTGGTCGGCGAAACGCCGAATCTGGCGGCGCGCCTGCAAAGCGTCGCGGAGCCCGGGACTGTGGTGGTCGCGTCGAGCACGCGGAAGCTGCTCGGCAATCTGTTCAAGACAACCGATCTTGGCGAGCAGTCCTTGAAGGGATTTGCGGAGCCCGTGCGTGCTTGGTGCGTGAGCGGCAAAGAGCCCAAGGAGACGCGCTTCGAGGCGCTGCACGGCGGACTTCGTACACCGCTGATCGGGCGTGACGATGAGGTGGAACTGCTTATGAAACGATTTCAGCAGGCAGAAGCAGGAGAAGGCCAGGTCGTCCTCATTTCGGGCGAGCCCGGCATCGGCAAGTCCCGGCTTTGCGAGGCCTTGCGGGCCGGCCTCCTCGACCGGCCGCATACGCGTCTGACGTACCAGTGCTCGCCCTCTCACACGGACCGAGCGTTTCACCCTTTGGCCATGCAGCTTGAGCAGGCGGCCGACATTCGGCTGGACCTCGATCCTGGCGAAAAGTTGAGGAGGCTTGCTGCGATGCTCCGGATGTCCGCTCACGGCACCAAGGAGCAATTGGCGGTCCTCGCTACCTTTCTCTCAATACCGAAGAATGGAGGAGAGGGGTCGCCGAGCCTCGATGCGGCCCAACAGACCGAGCGAACCTATGACGTGCTTGCGGGCCTCGTGGAAGACTCCTGCGCCAACGGCCCCTCGGTTCTCATCTTCGAGGACTTGCAGTGGTGCGACCAGTCCACGCTCGAATTTCTCAGCAGGCTGGTCGACAGGGTAGAGACCCTGCCGGTTCTGCTGCTGGTCACCTCTCGCCCCGGCATCCGCGTGGCCTGGTCGGATCAGCCTCATGTCACGACGCTGATGTTGAATCGCATCAGCAAGCGTGAGTGCGAGAAAATGCTAAATTCGCTTTCAAACGATGACTTGCTTCCGGAGCGCCTAGTTGAGGAGATTGTCAATCGGAGCGATGGCATCCCGCTTTTTCTTGAGGAGATGGCTCGGACACTCATCGAGGCACGAAGCGGCAAACCAACTGCCACTGGTGAATTCAAGCTGGATGTGCCCGCATCGCTTCAGGATCTGCTTATGGCCCGGCTCGACCGGCTGGCCACGGGAAAGCCGGTCATTCAGACCGCAGCTGCGATTGGTCGCGAGTTCACGACCGAGCTCCTCGGGCACATATGCGACCTGAACAGAGCTGCGCTCCAGAATGCTCTGGACGCGTTGGTAGAGGCCGGGCTGCTGGTCTCCCGCCAAACCGCCTCGGGAGCGACTTACGTCTTCAAGCACGCGCTTCTTCAGGATGCTGCCTATAGCAGCTTGCTTCGTGATACGAGGAGAGAGCTGCACAAGCGAGTCGCGGGTGCGCTCAGCCAGTCGCTGGACAACGATCCCGCATTGCTGGCGCATCATTACGAATGTGCGCATGCGTGGGAAGAGGTCCTGAATTGCCGGCTTCTGGCTGCGGCGAAAGCCGAGAGCCGATCAGCTGGTTGGGAGGCGGCCGAGCATTACCGGCGCGCCATCCACGCTCTTGAACATCTTCCAGACACAGCGGTTTACCGGCAATCCTACCTTGAGACATTCCTGGCGCGAATCAGGTGTGGTTGGTCTAACGCGACCAAAGAAGAGCGTGCCGAAGCGCTTCACCAAGTCGACAAAGCCATCGCGTTTGCTGACGGAGACATCGCTGCTTTAGCACGCCTGCAGTCCTACAAAGGAGTTGATTGGCTGGAAGAGTCCTTGCTGGTCAGTGCAGAGCGACATGCCGGTTTGGGGGACGCGGCGCTCCAGGCCGAAGTCGCGTGTCGCTACGCCTACTTCCTGGGTAATACCGGACGGCTTGTGGAATCGCTCGGGAAGATCGAAAAGGCCGTCAAGCTCTTGAAGCAAGTCGGAGCTCTGGAAGAGCTCGGTAATTTCGCTGCAGGCGCCGGCCGCTGCAACAATGCTCGCGCCGGCAGGCTGGACCGGTCTCTGCAGTTCGCGGAGATGGCCCGAGAGATTGCAGCGTCCACCCACAACTTGGATGTGCGCTCGTGGTTTGCGATGGAAGCGGAGCCTTGGTTTTATAAGGGGCTTTGGCACCGCGCAGTCCGGGTTGTCGACGAGAACTTATCGACAGCTTGGGAAAACGGGAGATGGAACGTCGTATTATGGGCTTCGGGTTGGGCCGCCATCGCCTGTTTGAAGTTAAACCGTATTTCCGATGCCCGAGCCTTTTTGGAGCCGGCAATGAAGACGGCGGCGCGCCGCCTAGATTTCGATTTCTGCAAAATTTATCCGCATATCGCACTGAGCCAATTGCACCTTGCCGAAGGCGATGCTGCAGCGGGATTGCAATCCGCGGAACGCGCGTTGGAGCTCGCGGAGCGCGTCACTGCAAGGCTTGAGATCGGCGCTGCTCACCGCGCACTCGGCCAGGCCTACGAGGCCAACGGCGATCGCCAATCGGCCGACGGGCAGTTCCGTCGAAGTATTGACGTTCTTCAGAAAATCCAGTCCCGGCCCGAACTCGCCCAGAGCCTGCTTGCTTTTGGCAAATTTGAACTCGCGACTGAAAGAGATAAAGCCGAGGGACTGCTACACAGCGCTCTTAAACTTTTCAAAGAGATAGAAGCGGACGGTTGGGTCGAAGAAACCCGCAGCGCGCTTCTCCAATGA